DNA from Fibrobacter sp. UWB15:
ACTGCCGTTCGGGCCGTCGCAGCGAAGCCGCTACGAATTACCTGCTGGGTCAGGGTTATACTCGCGTGTATAATGTACTCGGTGGTTACCTCGCCTTTCCGCAGAAGTAATGAACTACCTTAACCTCGCCTTTGAAAATTCTCTTTTCTCGGTCGGCATCAGCCGTCCGAATCCTGCCGTAGGTGCCGTCGTCGTTCGCGATGGCATCGTTGTCGGGAAGGGGCGTACACAGCGCCCGGGGAATGCTCATGCCGAGGTGATGGCGCTGCGTGACGCGGGCGAGCTCGCCCGCGGGGCGGCCATCTATGTAACTCTTGAACCCTGCTGCCATTATGGCCGCACGCCCCCCTGCACAAAGGCAATCATCGAAGCCGGCATCAAGGAAGTCTACTTCGCGCATGCCGACCCGAATCCGGTGGTGCGCGGCAAGAGCCGAAGCATTTTAGAAGAAGCCGGAATCAAGGTTTACGAAGGTCAGGATGCTTGCGAACGTGCGATTGCCGATACCGGCTGGATCGATTCCTGCTCGCATGACGGCTGCAAGGTACTTTCTGGCAATCCGGCTGCCATGGCGGGGGAGCCTGAAACTCGCGCCGAGGCAATCGCCGAAGCCCGTATGCTCTTTCACGAAATCGAACGCTTCTTCGAAGCCTACGATTTCTATGTCCGCAACAAGGCGACCTTTGTCGAAATCAAGTCGGCCATTTCGCAAGAAGGCTACATGGGGGCGGTTGTAGGTGGTGCAAAGGGTACTGCGTGCAATGCGCCGCTCAAAATCACCGCTCAAGGTGCCAATTGCTGGAATCATGAACTTCGCGCCATGAGCGATGCAATCCTTGTGGGCGCAGGCACCGTACTTGCCGACAATCCCTCGCTCGATGTACGCCTTGCCCAAGGGAATAATCCCGTGAAAATCATCTGGGCCGGGCATCACGAATTTAGCGCTGATGAAGTAGCGACCCTTCGCGTGTTTCAAACGCCTGTAGAAGAAGGCAAGGCACCCATTGTCTTTACATGCGTGCCGCAGCCCGCGCTGGATAAATTGAATGCAGGGGAGGCGCCGGCTGCTGAAAATTTCGCAATTGAAGTCGTCGCTTTAAGTAATGCCTCTTTCGTTGCCAACTGGCACGAAATGCATGCGAATCTTTCTGCCCGCGGCATGCACCGCCTCATGGTTGAGCCGGGTGCACGCCTTGCAGAAGAAATCTTTAAATGCGGTCTTTGGAACCGCCTTGATTTGTGGCAGTCCTCCGACGCAACGGTCGATCGTGCGCTAGAATCTAGCGGCGCCGACGGCCTTGCTTATCCGGAATTACCGACGGGTCTTGTGGCTAAGGAATCCTTCATGATTGGCCCCGACGTGTTGACCGTATACTCCCGCTAGTCACGCCTACCGCCACCCTGAACTTGGTTCAGGGTCAGCTTTTCTAGCTAAAAATCAGATGCCTTGCATCAATCGCTTTTTCGCAGGTCCTTCAGGCAATTCCAGGAACAATTCCTTCGCAAATGCCTTGGTGAGCATGGCACGGGCCTTGTCGGAGGGAATTCCGCGGCTC
Protein-coding regions in this window:
- a CDS encoding bifunctional diaminohydroxyphosphoribosylaminopyrimidine deaminase/5-amino-6-(5-phosphoribosylamino)uracil reductase, coding for MNYLNLAFENSLFSVGISRPNPAVGAVVVRDGIVVGKGRTQRPGNAHAEVMALRDAGELARGAAIYVTLEPCCHYGRTPPCTKAIIEAGIKEVYFAHADPNPVVRGKSRSILEEAGIKVYEGQDACERAIADTGWIDSCSHDGCKVLSGNPAAMAGEPETRAEAIAEARMLFHEIERFFEAYDFYVRNKATFVEIKSAISQEGYMGAVVGGAKGTACNAPLKITAQGANCWNHELRAMSDAILVGAGTVLADNPSLDVRLAQGNNPVKIIWAGHHEFSADEVATLRVFQTPVEEGKAPIVFTCVPQPALDKLNAGEAPAAENFAIEVVALSNASFVANWHEMHANLSARGMHRLMVEPGARLAEEIFKCGLWNRLDLWQSSDATVDRALESSGADGLAYPELPTGLVAKESFMIGPDVLTVYSR